The following coding sequences are from one Geothrix sp. window:
- a CDS encoding flagellar hook-length control protein FliK — protein sequence MPKTSPDAHGQVNVGAALPTPGAFTLASTQPAPLPDPLTLPALPKASPDAHGQVNVGAALPAPGAFTPASTPPAPQPDPLGLPAMPKVVPEAHGQVNVGAALPAPGAFTPASTPPAPQPDPLGFPALPKVVPEAHGQVNVGAALPAPGAFTPASTQPAPQPDPLGLPAMPKVVPEAHGQVTTEVALPAPGTFAPAPIQPTPQPDPTGLPAAPKAAPEARGQVKAGAALPTPGAFAPASTQATPQPDPLGLPAMPKATPEHPVLAKADATPPASSTFAPAASQPVPQPDPIGLPAMPKAVPDAHGQVTIDAALPAPGTFAPAPVQAAPQPDPIGLPAMPKAAPETQGQVKADAALPAPGAFTPASTRPTPQPDPIGLPAMSSIPPEGPARVRADLAPAVHGTSVPASHQPPSQGDPASPAPVSTLAADGHRGQKPDAVPAGGLESGASLQPAIRANEVARPEPLPLPMEPRTPEAHASDPKAPGAIELPSASLKSIPTPLAAPAVPVIPAAQPQGSTQAGGATASSMQHPEALLPPPDGLAAQRDALTHPSLPQGSDGSPLAALTTLSRAHGPEAATPPAAPSTPVTPPPAPVAQVETGLRWMLKGGSQEAQLQLHPDSLGQVTIHLKVDGGEVHARLWITESASMQVVREGRPHLEQALRDQGLQLGSFDLQQGHRPFQEAPSAPVLRESAVPEPIITRQESPAISAPSILNPHHVELYA from the coding sequence TTGCCCAAGACCTCGCCCGATGCTCATGGGCAGGTCAACGTCGGCGCGGCGCTGCCGACTCCTGGTGCCTTCACGCTTGCGTCCACCCAGCCCGCACCCCTGCCCGATCCCCTCACCCTTCCGGCCTTGCCCAAGGCCTCGCCCGATGCTCATGGGCAGGTCAACGTCGGCGCGGCGCTACCGGCTCCTGGTGCCTTCACGCCTGCGTCCACCCCGCCCGCACCCCAGCCCGATCCCCTCGGCCTTCCGGCCATGCCCAAGGTCGTGCCGGAAGCTCATGGGCAAGTCAACGTCGGCGCGGCACTGCCGGCTCCTGGTGCCTTCACGCCTGCGTCCACCCCGCCCGCACCCCAGCCCGATCCCCTCGGCTTTCCGGCCTTGCCCAAGGTCGTGCCGGAAGCTCATGGGCAAGTCAACGTCGGCGCGGCACTGCCGGCTCCTGGTGCCTTCACGCCCGCGTCCACCCAGCCCGCACCCCAGCCCGATCCCCTCGGCCTTCCGGCCATGCCCAAGGTCGTGCCGGAAGCTCATGGGCAGGTGACGACCGAGGTGGCACTGCCTGCCCCTGGCACCTTCGCACCTGCGCCCATCCAGCCCACGCCTCAGCCCGATCCCACAGGCCTTCCAGCCGCGCCCAAGGCCGCGCCCGAAGCCCGTGGGCAGGTCAAGGCCGGCGCGGCACTGCCAACTCCTGGCGCCTTCGCACCTGCATCCACCCAGGCCACGCCCCAGCCTGATCCCCTCGGCCTTCCGGCCATGCCCAAGGCCACGCCCGAACATCCCGTACTGGCGAAGGCCGATGCCACGCCACCTGCCTCCAGCACCTTCGCGCCGGCGGCCTCTCAGCCAGTGCCCCAGCCCGATCCCATCGGCCTTCCGGCCATGCCCAAAGCCGTGCCTGATGCTCATGGGCAGGTGACGATCGACGCGGCCCTGCCTGCCCCTGGCACCTTCGCGCCTGCGCCCGTCCAGGCGGCGCCCCAGCCCGATCCCATCGGCCTTCCGGCCATGCCCAAGGCCGCGCCGGAAACTCAGGGGCAGGTCAAGGCCGACGCGGCACTGCCAGCTCCCGGTGCCTTCACGCCTGCGTCCACCCGGCCCACACCCCAGCCCGATCCCATCGGCCTTCCGGCCATGTCCTCCATCCCGCCCGAAGGCCCTGCCCGGGTCAGGGCGGACCTGGCCCCAGCGGTCCACGGCACCTCCGTGCCTGCTTCCCATCAGCCCCCATCGCAGGGCGATCCCGCCAGCCCCGCTCCCGTTTCGACGCTGGCGGCCGATGGCCACAGGGGCCAGAAGCCGGATGCGGTTCCGGCCGGGGGCCTGGAGTCGGGAGCCAGCCTCCAGCCGGCGATCCGGGCGAACGAGGTGGCCCGTCCCGAGCCGCTGCCGTTACCAATGGAACCGCGCACCCCCGAGGCCCACGCCTCCGATCCGAAGGCGCCCGGCGCCATCGAGCTCCCCTCCGCTTCCCTGAAATCGATCCCGACCCCTCTGGCGGCGCCGGCGGTTCCAGTGATTCCCGCGGCTCAACCACAGGGTTCCACTCAAGCGGGTGGCGCCACGGCCTCGTCGATGCAGCATCCGGAGGCCCTCCTGCCCCCACCGGATGGTCTGGCCGCGCAGCGCGACGCCTTGACCCATCCTTCCCTTCCCCAGGGTTCGGATGGATCTCCCCTGGCAGCGCTCACCACCCTTTCCAGGGCTCATGGTCCCGAAGCCGCCACCCCACCTGCAGCCCCCTCGACTCCCGTCACGCCACCCCCGGCCCCCGTGGCCCAGGTGGAAACCGGCCTGCGATGGATGCTGAAGGGAGGCAGCCAGGAGGCCCAACTGCAGCTCCACCCGGATTCCCTGGGCCAGGTGACGATCCATCTGAAGGTGGATGGCGGCGAGGTCCACGCCCGCCTTTGGATCACGGAATCCGCCTCGATGCAGGTGGTCCGCGAAGGCCGCCCCCACCTGGAGCAGGCCCTCAGGGACCAGGGACTTCAACTGGGCAGCTTCGATCTCCAGCAGGGGCATCGGCCCTTCCAGGAGGCACCCTCGGCTCCGGTCCTCCGTGAATCGGCCGTTCCCGAACCCATCATCACCCGGCAAGAATCACCCGCGATCTCCGCGCCATCCATCCTGAACCCGCACCACGTCGAGCTCTACGCCTGA
- the fliJ gene encoding flagellar export protein FliJ: MAARFHFRLEPVRKLREALEREAERALSRAIQAEREVRAYLESLETQRLAIFESRRLAVGQQLDLELWRAGERFLVVLERRQLEGYERLRQASAQVAAAREALTHAHRDHLMLVRLKERRALQHAREQQLREALEMDELAVLRHHRQSA; this comes from the coding sequence ATGGCCGCCCGCTTCCATTTCCGCCTCGAGCCCGTCCGCAAGCTGCGGGAGGCCCTGGAGCGGGAGGCGGAACGCGCATTGTCACGGGCCATCCAGGCGGAACGGGAGGTCCGGGCCTACCTGGAGTCCCTGGAGACTCAGCGCCTCGCCATCTTCGAGTCCCGCCGCCTCGCCGTGGGCCAGCAGCTCGACCTGGAGCTCTGGCGCGCGGGTGAGCGCTTCCTCGTGGTGCTGGAGCGCCGCCAGCTTGAAGGCTACGAGCGGCTCCGCCAGGCCTCGGCCCAGGTCGCAGCCGCGCGGGAGGCCCTGACCCACGCCCACCGGGACCACCTGATGCTCGTCCGCCTCAAGGAACGCCGGGCCCTCCAGCACGCGAGGGAGCAGCAGCTGCGCGAGGCCCTGGAAATGGATGAACTGGCCGTCCTTCGACACCACCGGCAGAGCGCCTAG
- a CDS encoding FliI/YscN family ATPase, protein MSSVVDLSSLATRLRGLPKGDWMGRVTKVVGLVVESSGPDCSVGEQMLIHSADAAGRPRLVHAEVVGFSGQRVLLMPIEETEGIRPGLWVEGTGHQSELPLAEALLGRVIDPLGRPLDGGPPIEATAHLPLQGPPPNPMRRKRIDQILSTGVRAVDGLLTLGKGQRVGIFSGSGVGKSTLLGMVARNTSAEVNVITLVGERGRELREFIENDLGEEGLKRSVVVVSTSDQSPLLRLRCAMAGTTVAEYFMHQGKDVLLMMDSVTRFAMAQREVGLSAGEPPSSRGYTPSVFALLPRLMERAGTFEGMGSITGIYTVLVEGDDMNEPISDSVRGILDGHVVLSRKLASKNHFPAIDVLASLSRLFSALAPPEQKQLASKLRDLLATYQDAEDLIQIGAYTKGSSTSIDQAIQFQPAIQSFLRQATAESSDHRQAMLAMGQIFGIDLTPFLKAKA, encoded by the coding sequence GTGAGTTCGGTCGTGGACCTCTCCAGCCTCGCGACCCGCCTGCGCGGGTTGCCCAAGGGCGACTGGATGGGGCGGGTCACCAAGGTGGTGGGCCTGGTGGTGGAATCCAGTGGCCCGGATTGTTCCGTGGGCGAGCAGATGCTGATCCACAGCGCGGATGCCGCGGGAAGACCCCGGCTCGTCCACGCCGAGGTGGTCGGCTTCTCCGGCCAGCGGGTCCTGCTCATGCCCATCGAGGAGACCGAGGGCATCCGCCCCGGCCTCTGGGTTGAAGGCACCGGCCACCAGTCGGAACTGCCCCTGGCGGAGGCGCTTCTCGGGCGGGTCATCGACCCCCTGGGACGCCCCCTCGACGGTGGCCCGCCCATCGAAGCCACCGCCCACCTGCCCCTGCAGGGGCCGCCACCCAATCCGATGCGGCGCAAACGCATCGACCAGATCCTCTCCACGGGCGTGCGGGCCGTGGACGGCCTGCTCACCCTGGGCAAGGGCCAGCGCGTCGGCATCTTCTCCGGCTCCGGCGTGGGCAAGTCCACGCTGCTGGGCATGGTGGCCCGCAACACCTCCGCCGAAGTGAACGTCATCACCCTGGTGGGCGAGCGGGGCCGTGAGCTGCGCGAGTTCATCGAAAACGATCTGGGCGAGGAGGGGCTGAAGCGCAGCGTGGTGGTCGTCTCCACCAGCGACCAGAGCCCCCTGCTGCGCCTGCGCTGCGCCATGGCCGGCACCACGGTTGCCGAGTACTTCATGCACCAGGGCAAGGACGTGCTGCTGATGATGGACAGCGTCACCCGCTTCGCCATGGCCCAGCGCGAGGTGGGCCTGAGCGCCGGGGAGCCGCCGAGCTCCCGGGGCTACACGCCCTCGGTGTTCGCCCTGCTGCCACGCCTCATGGAACGGGCGGGCACCTTCGAGGGCATGGGCTCCATCACCGGCATCTACACCGTGCTGGTGGAGGGCGACGACATGAACGAGCCCATCAGCGATTCCGTGCGCGGCATCCTGGACGGCCACGTGGTGCTCTCCCGGAAGCTGGCCTCCAAGAACCACTTTCCCGCCATCGATGTGCTGGCGAGCCTCTCCCGCCTCTTCAGCGCCCTGGCACCGCCGGAGCAGAAGCAGCTGGCCAGCAAGCTGCGCGACCTCCTGGCCACCTACCAGGACGCCGAGGACCTCATCCAGATCGGGGCCTACACCAAAGGCTCAAGCACGAGCATCGACCAGGCCATCCAGTTCCAGCCCGCCATCCAGTCCTTCCTCCGCCAGGCGACGGCCGAAAGTTCCGACCACCGCCAGGCCATGCTGGCCATGGGGCAGATCTTCGGCATTGATCTCACGCCCTTCCTGAAGGCCAAGGCCTGA
- a CDS encoding FliH/SctL family protein yields MSSNKGYIRAEDLRDTHLEAYPYFPVDAMMSRSAFEEGSDSVASDLGDGGAQIPIEQRLVDRLQEAERQAQDIARRAYEEGFASGEAEGHAFGESQYKSYMARLEEHLLELASTSLMLREALNEELVALSLAVGEHLAVQQIEQSPGAVKALMEHILEELPFPLPRGRRDGELPVQVFLNPVDLERLGDHFIGHAGLTLSADGSLSRGSLRIEAPHGILNGSLERRRERLMQLIARMREGGAP; encoded by the coding sequence ATGAGCTCGAATAAGGGCTACATCCGCGCGGAGGACCTCCGGGACACCCACCTGGAGGCCTATCCGTACTTCCCGGTGGACGCCATGATGTCCCGGTCCGCCTTCGAGGAGGGCTCGGATTCAGTGGCTTCCGACCTCGGCGACGGCGGTGCCCAGATCCCCATCGAGCAGCGGCTCGTGGATCGGCTCCAGGAGGCCGAACGGCAGGCGCAGGACATCGCGCGGCGGGCCTATGAAGAAGGCTTCGCCTCGGGCGAGGCGGAAGGCCACGCGTTCGGGGAGAGTCAGTACAAGTCCTACATGGCGCGGCTCGAGGAACACCTGCTCGAGCTGGCCTCCACCAGCCTGATGCTGAGGGAGGCCCTGAACGAGGAACTCGTGGCGCTGTCTCTGGCTGTCGGTGAGCACCTCGCCGTCCAGCAGATCGAGCAGTCGCCCGGTGCCGTGAAGGCCCTGATGGAGCACATCCTGGAGGAGCTGCCCTTCCCCCTCCCGCGGGGACGGCGGGATGGCGAACTGCCGGTGCAGGTCTTCCTCAACCCCGTGGACCTCGAGCGGCTCGGGGATCACTTCATCGGCCACGCCGGCCTCACCCTGTCGGCGGACGGCAGCCTCTCCCGCGGCAGCCTGCGCATCGAGGCCCCGCACGGCATCCTGAACGGCAGCCTGGAGCGCCGCCGCGAACGTCTCATGCAGCTCATCGCCCGCATGCGGGAGGGTGGCGCGCCGTGA
- the fliG gene encoding flagellar motor switch protein FliG: MAKLTGMQKAAVLMVTLGDETASNIFKYLEEDEIQTISREIAITKHVQPEVAEEVMEEFHTMTQARSYISQGGIEYAKKLLIKSVGPEVARKIIDRLVKALESSAGFTSLERANPQQLSKFIQNEHPQTIALILAHLNASQAAELISSLPEVLRSDVAMRMASLQEISPEVVRRISLILEQKLEALGSFATEAYGGVRAVAELFNRMDRNTGRAVLEKIETENPQLAASIRDLMFVFDDILLIDDNGITEILKRADKKTLTIALKGTSEELQNQFFRNMSSRAVELMKEEMEFMGPVKLKDVEKSQHEVVEIVRQLEEEGVISIGGGGGEDYVT; this comes from the coding sequence ATGGCGAAACTCACCGGCATGCAGAAGGCCGCCGTCCTCATGGTCACGCTCGGCGACGAAACCGCCTCCAACATCTTCAAATACCTCGAAGAGGATGAGATCCAGACGATCTCCCGCGAGATCGCCATCACCAAGCACGTGCAGCCCGAAGTGGCGGAAGAAGTCATGGAGGAGTTCCACACCATGACCCAGGCCCGCAGCTACATCAGCCAGGGCGGCATCGAGTACGCCAAGAAGCTGCTCATCAAGTCCGTGGGCCCCGAAGTGGCGCGCAAGATCATCGACCGCCTCGTGAAGGCCCTGGAATCCAGCGCCGGCTTCACCAGCCTGGAACGCGCCAACCCCCAGCAGCTCTCCAAGTTCATCCAGAACGAGCACCCCCAGACCATCGCCCTGATCCTGGCCCACCTGAATGCCTCCCAGGCGGCGGAGCTCATCTCCAGCCTACCCGAGGTGCTGCGCAGCGACGTGGCCATGCGCATGGCCAGCCTGCAGGAGATCAGCCCCGAGGTGGTGCGCCGCATCAGCCTCATCCTCGAACAGAAGCTGGAAGCCCTGGGATCGTTCGCGACCGAGGCCTATGGCGGCGTCCGGGCCGTGGCCGAACTCTTCAACCGCATGGATCGCAACACGGGGCGCGCCGTGCTGGAGAAGATCGAGACCGAGAACCCCCAGCTGGCCGCCAGCATCCGCGACCTGATGTTCGTGTTCGACGACATCCTGCTCATCGACGACAACGGCATCACCGAGATCCTCAAGCGGGCGGACAAGAAGACCCTCACCATCGCCCTCAAGGGCACCAGCGAGGAGCTGCAGAACCAGTTCTTCCGCAACATGTCCAGCCGTGCCGTGGAGCTCATGAAGGAGGAGATGGAGTTCATGGGCCCCGTAAAACTGAAGGACGTGGAGAAGTCCCAGCACGAGGTCGTGGAGATCGTCCGGCAGCTGGAGGAGGAAGGCGTCATCAGCATCGGCGGTGGCGGGGGCGAGGACTATGTCACCTAG
- the fliF gene encoding flagellar basal-body MS-ring/collar protein FliF has translation MTVLLALAGLGIWAGQEAKGVLASNVSSQEASSIVAQLDKMQVPYELSGDQRTILVPESKVGQLRLKFAGDGLLTGDKLGFEKLENAGLGTTDFSQKVIHRRAMEAQLAQTIKGLQQVAEATVHITPPNDSPFLTDKEDAKASVLLKLRGTRILPDENTQAIVNLVAASVEGLKPEQVVIIDQFSRILSRTGRDPMVGASDAQKKVAREEEDHLVRRVTELLEPVVGIGKVRATAHVDLDFDKVKINSETFDPQGQVERSVQQKDEKVQKRDAGAGLPGTASNVAPATGGASANVTESSEKKETTTNYEITKTVRAIDQATGSVKRVTLAVIVDHMSVWDKDAKGEPVQKFTARSAEELKKIRDQVSAAVGIQPKRGDELTVENMAFATLQVNPKEEAEARNAERWALAYKFLPGLIYGVVGLAVFFMLILPMLRRMSAAINRPTPLRVASADGGEASMAGAGSGSTRKPIQVKSMTEIEAEIEAELNADAAFSAPEARRRELIKKRLQDGSNEDPETMASLVRSWLLEEGR, from the coding sequence ATGACAGTGCTGCTGGCCTTGGCCGGCCTGGGCATCTGGGCTGGACAGGAAGCCAAGGGCGTCCTGGCGTCCAATGTCTCCTCCCAGGAGGCCAGTTCCATCGTGGCCCAGCTCGACAAGATGCAGGTTCCCTACGAACTGAGTGGGGACCAGCGCACCATCCTCGTGCCCGAGAGCAAGGTGGGCCAGCTCCGCCTGAAGTTCGCCGGGGACGGCCTGCTGACCGGGGACAAGCTGGGCTTCGAGAAGCTGGAGAACGCCGGGCTGGGCACCACCGATTTCTCCCAGAAGGTGATCCACCGGCGGGCCATGGAGGCCCAGCTGGCCCAGACCATCAAGGGGCTGCAGCAGGTGGCCGAGGCCACCGTCCACATCACCCCGCCCAACGACAGCCCCTTCCTCACGGACAAGGAAGACGCCAAGGCCAGCGTGCTGCTGAAGCTCCGCGGCACGCGCATCCTCCCCGACGAGAACACCCAGGCCATCGTCAACCTCGTGGCCGCCAGCGTGGAGGGCCTGAAGCCCGAGCAGGTGGTGATCATCGACCAGTTCAGCCGCATCCTCTCCCGGACCGGCCGCGACCCCATGGTGGGGGCCAGCGACGCCCAGAAGAAGGTGGCCCGGGAGGAGGAGGATCACCTGGTGCGCCGCGTGACGGAGCTCCTCGAGCCCGTCGTCGGCATCGGGAAGGTGCGCGCCACGGCCCACGTGGACCTGGACTTCGACAAGGTGAAGATCAACTCGGAGACGTTCGATCCCCAGGGCCAGGTGGAGCGCAGCGTCCAGCAGAAGGATGAGAAGGTCCAGAAGCGCGACGCGGGTGCCGGCCTGCCGGGCACGGCCAGCAACGTCGCCCCCGCCACTGGTGGCGCCTCGGCCAACGTCACGGAGAGCTCCGAGAAAAAGGAGACCACCACCAACTACGAGATCACCAAGACCGTGCGGGCCATCGACCAGGCCACGGGGTCGGTGAAGCGGGTGACCCTGGCGGTCATCGTGGACCACATGTCCGTCTGGGACAAGGACGCCAAGGGTGAGCCCGTCCAGAAGTTCACGGCCCGCAGCGCCGAGGAGCTGAAGAAGATCCGCGACCAGGTATCCGCCGCCGTGGGCATCCAGCCCAAGCGCGGCGACGAGCTCACCGTGGAGAACATGGCCTTCGCCACCCTCCAGGTGAATCCCAAGGAAGAAGCGGAGGCCAGGAACGCCGAGCGCTGGGCCCTCGCCTACAAGTTCCTTCCCGGCTTGATCTACGGCGTCGTCGGACTGGCTGTGTTCTTCATGTTGATCCTGCCCATGCTCAGGCGCATGTCCGCGGCCATCAACCGGCCGACCCCGCTGCGCGTGGCCAGCGCCGACGGTGGCGAAGCCTCCATGGCAGGTGCCGGCAGCGGCTCCACCCGCAAGCCGATCCAGGTGAAGTCGATGACCGAGATCGAGGCCGAGATCGAGGCGGAACTCAACGCCGACGCGGCCTTCAGTGCCCCGGAGGCCCGGCGCCGCGAGCTGATCAAGAAGCGCCTCCAGGACGGTTCGAACGAAGACCCCGAGACCATGGCATCGCTGGTGCGATCCTGGCTCCTCGAGGAAGGAAGGTAG
- the fliE gene encoding flagellar hook-basal body complex protein FliE, which translates to MDPLQNIPQLSPLSPLSGAPKSGQGSAAGGADGEVAFGDLLKQALQEVNQASAQAEDEARNLMTGESADMHTAMLAVQKADLSFQMMMAVRSKLIDAYREVMRMQM; encoded by the coding sequence ATGGATCCCCTGCAGAACATCCCCCAGCTGTCCCCCCTCAGCCCCCTCTCCGGAGCCCCCAAGTCCGGCCAGGGCAGCGCTGCAGGCGGGGCGGACGGGGAGGTGGCCTTCGGTGACCTCCTCAAGCAGGCCCTCCAGGAAGTGAACCAGGCCTCCGCCCAGGCCGAGGATGAGGCACGGAACTTGATGACAGGGGAGAGTGCAGACATGCACACGGCCATGCTGGCAGTCCAGAAGGCCGATCTTAGCTTCCAGATGATGATGGCCGTCCGATCGAAACTGATCGATGCCTACCGCGAGGTCATGCGCATGCAGATGTAG
- the flgC gene encoding flagellar basal body rod protein FlgC, which yields MSINQILDIASTGMAAQRLRVQLIASNVANSETTRTKEGGPYRRRDAVFQAQDLGFSGALANAGVRVAAIRTSDEPFLTRYEPGHPDANADGVVSYPNINPTDEMVNLTEASRAYEANIAVVRSAKAMATSALEILRVQ from the coding sequence ATGAGCATCAACCAGATCCTCGACATCGCGAGCACCGGCATGGCCGCCCAGCGGCTGCGGGTCCAGCTCATCGCCTCCAACGTCGCCAACAGCGAGACCACGCGCACCAAGGAGGGCGGCCCCTACCGCCGCCGGGACGCGGTCTTCCAGGCGCAGGACCTGGGGTTCTCGGGAGCCCTGGCCAACGCCGGCGTGCGGGTCGCCGCCATCCGCACCAGCGACGAGCCCTTCCTCACGCGCTACGAGCCGGGCCACCCGGACGCCAACGCGGATGGCGTGGTGAGCTACCCCAACATCAATCCCACGGATGAGATGGTGAACCTCACCGAGGCCAGCCGGGCCTACGAGGCCAACATCGCCGTGGTCCGCTCGGCCAAGGCCATGGCCACCTCCGCCCTGGAGATCCTGCGCGTCCAGTAG
- the flgB gene encoding flagellar basal body rod protein FlgB → MFDLTSGNGMIQAMDRGLTLASRRQTLIASNLANLDTPGYRTRDFSFEGAMKAALSGQTSPNSLQVTHPMHLQGSTSVSLPPTTDALRPNAERNDGNDVSLDRENMLLARTQTTYQTASTLMQVELRKLYSMIREASAH, encoded by the coding sequence ATGTTCGACCTGACCAGCGGCAACGGCATGATCCAGGCCATGGATCGCGGTCTGACCCTGGCTTCCCGGCGCCAGACCCTCATCGCCTCCAACCTGGCCAACCTGGATACGCCGGGCTACCGGACCCGGGATTTCAGCTTCGAGGGGGCCATGAAGGCGGCTCTTTCTGGGCAAACATCGCCCAACTCCCTCCAGGTGACCCATCCCATGCACCTCCAGGGGAGCACCAGCGTCTCCCTGCCGCCGACCACCGATGCCCTTCGTCCCAACGCCGAGCGCAACGACGGCAACGACGTGAGCCTGGACCGGGAGAACATGCTGCTGGCCCGCACCCAGACCACCTACCAGACCGCCTCCACCCTCATGCAGGTCGAGCTTCGGAAGCTCTATTCCATGATCCGAGAAGCGAGCGCGCACTGA
- a CDS encoding STAS domain-containing protein codes for MNLNTRKHNDVLILYPEGKITLGDGDQELGEAVRTSLSNGERKIVINFSKVSYLDSSGVGELVGCYTSIKGKGGELRICGMSGKIFSLIKMTSLHSVFEVKDTEDEALAGF; via the coding sequence ATGAATCTGAACACCCGCAAGCACAACGATGTGCTCATCCTCTACCCCGAAGGCAAGATCACCCTGGGTGATGGCGACCAGGAGCTGGGCGAGGCCGTGCGGACCTCCCTCTCCAACGGGGAGCGGAAGATCGTCATCAACTTCAGCAAGGTGAGCTACCTGGATTCCTCCGGCGTGGGCGAGCTCGTGGGTTGCTACACCTCCATCAAGGGCAAGGGCGGGGAGCTGCGCATCTGCGGGATGAGCGGCAAGATCTTCAGCCTCATCAAGATGACCAGCCTTCACTCGGTCTTCGAAGTGAAGGACACCGAGGACGAGGCCCTCGCGGGTTTCTAG